The segment CTGCTCTCACATTACCCAGAAGCACGCTGTGTGCGGCAGCGACGGGAAGTCATATACCGATGAGTGTACTCTGCTGATGGCCCGCTGCATGGGACACCCAGACCTGGAGGTCATGTACCAAGGAGACTGCAAAAGTAAGCATGATTGATCTAGTTTATGCTACTTCCAACATAAGCTGTTGTGcacaaaagcaaaaatatatcacactttttttttttttttttgctaatagCCCTTTTTTCATGTCTTGCACAGAGTCGTGCTCCAACGTGGTGTGTCCAGGTACCCACACCTGTGTGACCGACCAGACCAACAGCGCTCACTGTGTCATGTGCCGCACAACTCCTTGCCCAATCGCCATGCCGTCTGAGCAGCCAATCTGTGGCAATGACAACATCACTTACCCCAGCGCCTGCCACCTCCGCCGGGCCACCTGCTTCCTCGGTCGCTCCATAGGAGTCCGTCACTACGGCCATTGCAACAGTAAGGCTACAAAAACACCACCATCTATTTTTTACGAGTCTCTTACTTGTCTGTGCCAATGAGGATTCTGCAGCTGTCATGCAAGCACATtttgactctttttttatttaatttttttgtgcaGGTCCCCCTCGGAAACCTCAACATTTCGAAGGCAGTGAGGAAAACGCGGTCTAGACGGACAACTCCTGACCCAGTCCTTTTGCAAGAAACGAGTTGTTCGAGAAACACTTCCAAGTGTCACACCACTAGCTTCCCATGATGacctctttttttttgacaatcaCTTCCCCTCCCCTTTGTATACAGAatgacaaaacatttgaaagacGTCTGTTGGAAGACACAATAGTGTAACTGCCTCAAAAAGAGCTACAAAAACCCTGTGAGCAATTTGTGTTAAACTCCTGCTAGTTTGGGAAATTGAGGCAGATGAACACACGTGTCtcgagctaaaaaaaaaaaataataataataatatctcaTTGGCTCTTTGGGAGATGTGTGCA is part of the Perca flavescens isolate YP-PL-M2 chromosome 9, PFLA_1.0, whole genome shotgun sequence genome and harbors:
- the fstl3 gene encoding follistatin-related protein 3, which produces MIFFIPVFAVIFTMYQIGRNPASAGMCWLQQDQRCDMVLMRGVTREECCAGGRLDTAWSNTSLPMNEVSLLGFLGIVSCKPCRETCDGVKCSPGKVCKMKMGRPQCVCSPDCSHITQKHAVCGSDGKSYTDECTLLMARCMGHPDLEVMYQGDCKKSCSNVVCPGTHTCVTDQTNSAHCVMCRTTPCPIAMPSEQPICGNDNITYPSACHLRRATCFLGRSIGVRHYGHCNSPPRKPQHFEGSEENAV